One window from the genome of Oncorhynchus gorbuscha isolate QuinsamMale2020 ecotype Even-year unplaced genomic scaffold, OgorEven_v1.0 Un_scaffold_5158, whole genome shotgun sequence encodes:
- the LOC124028973 gene encoding zinc finger protein 239-like isoform X2 yields the protein MFDIYCGQQDKASPFPSTLTESPGQTPPRTALLLRLVDCRKTPGQSGTERGEKKEDGDWISLRYSPNRCSLSGRGLSSGDPKQQRDADKTSLQKSLFRSERLNSCDQCGKSFQQSHLITHQRTHTGEKPYSCDQCGKSFKQSHLITHQRTHTGEKPYSCDQCGKSFKQSQHLITHQCIHTGEKPYSCDQCGKSFNQSGALTIHQHIHTGVKPYSCDQCGKSFRTSGQLTTHQRIHTGDKPYSCDQCGKSFNQSGTLTTHQRTHTGEKPYSCDLCGKSFRNSGHLTIHQRMHTGEKPYSCDQCGKSFARDFNLTKHQLTHTGEKPYSCLCGKSFAHSESLKKHQKALSSLAPVQDP from the exons ATGTTTGATATTTATTGCGGCCAACAGGACAAAGCCAGCCCGTTCCCCTCTACCCTCACGGAGTCCCCGGGTCAAACGCCTCCCCGGACCGCTTTACTGCTGCGTCTGGTCGACTGCAGGAAAACACCGGGGCAGAGTGGAactgagagaggagaaaagaaggAAGATGGAGATTGGATTTCATTAA GGTACAGCCCAAACCGTTGCTCTCTCAGTGGGAGGGGCTTATCATCTGGAGATCCTAAACAACAACGTGATGCTGACAAGACGTCTCTCCAGAAGAGTCTCTTCAGATCAGAACGTCTcaatagctgtgatcagtgtgggaagagcttccaACAATCACACCTGATTACAcaccaacgcacacacacaggagagaagccttacagctgtgatcagtgtgggaagagcttcaaacAATCACACCTGATTACAcaccaacgcacacacacaggagagaagccttacagctgtgatcagtgtgggaagagcttcaaacAATCACAACACCTGATTACACACCAatgcatacacacaggagagaagccttatagctgtgatcagtgtgggaagagcttcaatcaATCAGGAGCCCTGACaatacaccaacacatacacacaggagtgaagccttatagctgtgatcagtgtgggaagagtttcaggACGTCAGGACAACTGACTACACACCagcgcatacacacaggagacaagccttatagctgtgatcagtgtgggaagagcttcaatcaATCAGGGACCCTAACTACAcaccaacgcacacacacaggagagaagccttacagcTGTGATCtatgtgggaagagcttcaggAATTCAGGTCACCTGACTATACATCAACGTatgcacacaggagagaaaccatatagctgtgatcagtgtgggaagagttttgctaGAGATTTCAACCTGACTAAAcaccagctcacacacactggagagaaaccttactCTTGTCTATGTGGAAAGAGCTTTGCTCATTCAGAGTCACTGAAAAAACACCAGAAAGCCCTTTCCTCTCTGGCACCGGTTCAAGATCCCTAA
- the LOC124028973 gene encoding zinc finger protein 239-like isoform X1, whose protein sequence is MFDIYCGQQDKASPFPSTLTESPGQTPPRTALLLRLVDCRKTPGQSGTERGEKKEDGDWISLSKNHGYSPNRCSLSGRGLSSGDPKQQRDADKTSLQKSLFRSERLNSCDQCGKSFQQSHLITHQRTHTGEKPYSCDQCGKSFKQSHLITHQRTHTGEKPYSCDQCGKSFKQSQHLITHQCIHTGEKPYSCDQCGKSFNQSGALTIHQHIHTGVKPYSCDQCGKSFRTSGQLTTHQRIHTGDKPYSCDQCGKSFNQSGTLTTHQRTHTGEKPYSCDLCGKSFRNSGHLTIHQRMHTGEKPYSCDQCGKSFARDFNLTKHQLTHTGEKPYSCLCGKSFAHSESLKKHQKALSSLAPVQDP, encoded by the exons ATGTTTGATATTTATTGCGGCCAACAGGACAAAGCCAGCCCGTTCCCCTCTACCCTCACGGAGTCCCCGGGTCAAACGCCTCCCCGGACCGCTTTACTGCTGCGTCTGGTCGACTGCAGGAAAACACCGGGGCAGAGTGGAactgagagaggagaaaagaaggAAGATGGAGATTGGATTTCATTAAGTAAGAACCATG GGTACAGCCCAAACCGTTGCTCTCTCAGTGGGAGGGGCTTATCATCTGGAGATCCTAAACAACAACGTGATGCTGACAAGACGTCTCTCCAGAAGAGTCTCTTCAGATCAGAACGTCTcaatagctgtgatcagtgtgggaagagcttccaACAATCACACCTGATTACAcaccaacgcacacacacaggagagaagccttacagctgtgatcagtgtgggaagagcttcaaacAATCACACCTGATTACAcaccaacgcacacacacaggagagaagccttacagctgtgatcagtgtgggaagagcttcaaacAATCACAACACCTGATTACACACCAatgcatacacacaggagagaagccttatagctgtgatcagtgtgggaagagcttcaatcaATCAGGAGCCCTGACaatacaccaacacatacacacaggagtgaagccttatagctgtgatcagtgtgggaagagtttcaggACGTCAGGACAACTGACTACACACCagcgcatacacacaggagacaagccttatagctgtgatcagtgtgggaagagcttcaatcaATCAGGGACCCTAACTACAcaccaacgcacacacacaggagagaagccttacagcTGTGATCtatgtgggaagagcttcaggAATTCAGGTCACCTGACTATACATCAACGTatgcacacaggagagaaaccatatagctgtgatcagtgtgggaagagttttgctaGAGATTTCAACCTGACTAAAcaccagctcacacacactggagagaaaccttactCTTGTCTATGTGGAAAGAGCTTTGCTCATTCAGAGTCACTGAAAAAACACCAGAAAGCCCTTTCCTCTCTGGCACCGGTTCAAGATCCCTAA